The sequence below is a genomic window from Lolium perenne isolate Kyuss_39 chromosome 4, Kyuss_2.0, whole genome shotgun sequence.
TCTCATCAGAAGGAATACGGGTAGATCTCCGAGCTCTGAAACGCAGAATCCAATGTTGTTGTCTTCTTGCGTAAAATCAAGTGATTCCCGTGTCGCATCAATCGAAATCCCTGCAACTTTTCTCTCTCGTTCACTCCCTGTGGAGATTAATCCAACCACACCATGATCCCAGTGTTGCTATCCCTAGCAGTACCAGCTTGATTCTTGCTCCAACACTATTTCCTCAAGGATCCATGGAGACGTTGCAGGAGCCGGCCGATGATGCCACTCGCAGGTCGCAGCAGTAGAGCCAGTAGAGAGTGGGGCGAAATGAGTGTGGCCTGATATGGATTGTGGTGTGGGCGCTGCGGggtgatttgcacaaaaataacccaaaactgaaaaaaaagcacagactgatcctccggcgaaactatttcacggatctaacccttttgtgtggcgcccctctcacatgcccatgtggcgtcCCCGGCGCTGGCGCCACagacccatccgacgtggccagTCGTCGCTGAGCTGGTgaccccgatccgacgtggcagcacgtGTGGCGCCTTTCccgccggcgccacactttgaaagtgtggcgcccctggcaagggcgccacacatctacttaagtttcggccgcgcgcccagcccagcccgacccttcttctttctttcttcctcttctcctcttctcTCCCCTGTGGCGCCCggttctctctctcctccctctccCCCCCCCAATTCCACCACCAAATCAgcagatctgtccgtggagatcgttccccatCCATTTCTCAAGGTAATCTCCTTCGAATCTTctccattcatccactaatttcatagatcgggctagatttggacatgaaccctagacatgtttttctttttcttttgtgcactctatattgtattgtttgtgttggagatggtagccttatgtatgcatgtgtttgaaccatagatttgtagaaacctacatatgaaatttcacatgtatgtgtatgaactctatgtatgtatgtgtatgtatgtgtatgaacccacatgtatgcctagtatttgtgatggagtaactcatatttgttagtggaatgggtcataatatggttcaaacatgtaaacatgtaggatggccggtcccggtggccggcgaggcggtcgaggccgcggtcctgggcgcccccggggccggggaaggggccgccgcggtggagcagcaagggccccacggtcaccgtcacctgcatcctcctcgtcttcgcatgaggaacgctgcttcgagttcctcctccgcatcgacgacgacccactcggcatcaagcggctaccggacaagttcgccgagttcgtcgacggcgtcgagcccgcgcacttgcagctacgggaggctagctgcaacttctgccgctggtccgtggaggtcctgttcgacgggcagggcaagatgtacctgcacacggggtgggacaagttcgcccgtgacctccacctcgagcccggctgccagctcaccttcctgtacgagggggacggcgagatgatcgtcaaggtgttcgacgacaccgcctgccgcgtgcactaccacaccgacgaatccggctcggacactgatagttagaacttagagtgttgtcaactctatcttcgttgcttcgtgttgtttgaattctatcttaaattgtatgaaactatgtgctacgatgttaggtatgatgatgttatgtctATGATGTGTGTACGAAATGGCTGTTGATATGATGTGTGTATGACATAGCTTTTGACATGATGGTATTTTTGTTGGAATATagtaggatttttcatggtttaacacaagtcaatgtgtggcgcccttcccactggcgccacactgcaatgtgtggcgcccctcccatcggcgccacacatcgatatgtaattgcccaacacatactgtaagacaaatcgtctgggacttagccgttttggcgaggctcaatgtgtggcgcccttcccactggcgccacactgcaatgtgtggcgccgatgccgtgGGCGCCACACATCGATatgtaattgcccaaaacatactgtaagacaaatcgtctgggacttagccgtttcggCGAGGCcctttgtgtggcgccgatgccacgggcgccacactagcatgtgtggcgctcatgccgcgggcgccacacaaagagcctcgccaaaacggctaaggacttatcgtccggagcccctggatgttttcgacccaatagttcatataagttggcatgtgtggcgccgatgccacgggcgccacactagcatgtgtggcgccagtgggatgggcgccacacattaacttgtgttaaaaccatgaaaaatcctaccatattccaacagttttgacaacaagaacattgcactgaatatgtacgacacattgacacagcataatggttcaaatgacaaataaggttcgacgacatcaaggtttcaattacaataaggttcaacgacacgaaggttcgagaaga
It includes:
- the LOC139839011 gene encoding B3 domain-containing protein Os03g0212300-like, producing the protein MAGPGGRRGGRGRGPGRPRGRGRGRRGGAARAPRSPSPASSSSSHEERCFEFLLRIDDDPLGIKRLPDKFAEFVDGVEPAHLQLREASCNFCRWSVEVLFDGQGKMYLHTGWDKFARDLHLEPGCQLTFLYEGDGEMIVKVFDDTACRVHYHTDESGSDTDS